A genomic stretch from Candidatus Lernaella stagnicola includes:
- a CDS encoding GDSL-type esterase/lipase family protein, giving the protein MSKDKSKVVENSGGLTGKTAETILWFLIFCVIALFFSHSDPRDLFASLRFQPSQGISWYSTSAAVIDQNPEPDAIAEVISANSAAPINIGAAASSLGIDLKAKDLLGDVRRIEDPSGLAMQSFYEALAATARGEKGAITRILHYGDSLVVVDFVTGQARRRLQAQFGDAGHGYMLVGKPWPWYQHWDVSFRTSSSWFVDGIMKPKTRGGYYGLGAYAFDGTGPQQYINFGTSRKGVFGRRAGHFEVHYLQQPNGGSFQVLVDGVAHSTVKTAGTTRKSRVHKVTASDGPHKFRVQCVGDGKVRLFGVVLERDTPGVVYDTLGINGGRMRTLERINPQIWAEQLRLRNPHLVILNFGTNESEDVGRPLPTVENDYLRVLQTVRAAVPQASCLVMAPPDRADRGPNGLTTKPIIPKLVARQRSAALKAGCAFYDTYEAMGGHGAMARWYRTRPRLCAGDMTHPNRRGADVLGDGFFRSLVTGLVQHVGLAMREHDAATASELSVHYDPLLRFQPDRRPPLPDIPRGPM; this is encoded by the coding sequence GTGAGCAAAGACAAAAGCAAAGTAGTGGAAAACTCCGGAGGCTTGACCGGCAAAACGGCCGAGACGATTCTCTGGTTCCTCATCTTTTGCGTAATTGCTCTGTTTTTCTCCCATAGCGACCCGCGCGATCTATTCGCGTCGCTGCGCTTTCAACCCAGCCAAGGCATATCGTGGTACTCCACCAGCGCCGCAGTGATCGACCAAAACCCCGAACCCGACGCCATTGCCGAAGTTATTTCCGCCAACAGCGCCGCTCCCATCAACATCGGCGCGGCCGCATCGTCCCTCGGCATCGATTTGAAGGCGAAAGACCTCCTGGGCGACGTGCGGCGCATCGAAGACCCCTCCGGCTTGGCCATGCAGTCCTTTTATGAAGCCTTGGCCGCCACGGCACGCGGGGAAAAAGGAGCGATAACCCGAATACTTCACTACGGTGACTCGCTGGTCGTGGTCGATTTCGTCACCGGTCAGGCCCGCCGCCGCCTGCAAGCCCAGTTCGGCGACGCCGGACACGGATACATGCTCGTGGGCAAGCCCTGGCCCTGGTACCAGCACTGGGATGTCTCGTTCCGGACGAGTAGTTCGTGGTTCGTCGACGGCATTATGAAGCCCAAAACACGCGGCGGGTATTACGGACTGGGCGCTTACGCTTTCGACGGCACCGGGCCACAGCAATACATCAACTTTGGCACGAGCCGTAAGGGTGTCTTCGGCCGGCGCGCCGGGCATTTCGAAGTTCATTATCTGCAGCAGCCGAACGGCGGTTCGTTTCAAGTGTTGGTCGACGGCGTTGCGCACAGTACCGTCAAGACCGCCGGAACCACCCGGAAAAGCCGCGTTCACAAAGTGACGGCCTCCGACGGTCCGCACAAATTCCGCGTGCAATGCGTCGGCGACGGCAAGGTCCGACTGTTCGGCGTCGTACTTGAGCGCGACACGCCCGGCGTGGTCTACGACACCTTGGGCATCAACGGTGGCCGGATGCGTACGCTGGAGCGCATCAATCCCCAGATTTGGGCCGAGCAATTGCGCCTGCGCAATCCTCACCTCGTGATCCTCAACTTCGGGACCAATGAATCCGAAGATGTCGGGCGCCCGTTGCCTACCGTGGAAAACGACTACCTGCGCGTGCTGCAAACCGTGCGCGCTGCCGTGCCGCAGGCTTCATGCCTCGTCATGGCGCCGCCCGACCGGGCCGACCGCGGGCCCAACGGTCTGACCACCAAGCCGATCATCCCGAAACTGGTGGCGCGTCAACGCAGCGCGGCTCTTAAGGCCGGTTGCGCGTTTTACGACACGTACGAAGCGATGGGTGGTCACGGAGCAATGGCGCGTTGGTATCGGACACGGCCGCGGCTGTGCGCCGGCGACATGACCCATCCCAACCGCCGCGGCGCCGATGTACTCGGCGACGGCTTCTTCCGCTCGCTGGTCACCGGTCTCGTGCAGCATGTCGGCTTGGCCATGCGCGAGCACGATGCCGCCACCGCGAGCGAGCTCTCGGTGCATTACGACCCGTTGCTTCGCTTCCAACCCGACCGCCGGCCGCCGCTGCCGGACATTCCGCGCGGGCCGATGTGA